One segment of Thermodesulfovibrio sp. 3907-1M DNA contains the following:
- a CDS encoding ammonium transporter, whose product MKKLLSILILIMIILAISANLVFAEGETPTQPKLDTGDTAWMIVATALVMLMTVPGLALFYGGLAKKKDVLNTIAMSFVTYCLVSFLWVLYGYSLTFSGDMAGIIGYLDKAFLSGVKVESLQGTIPEVLFSIFQLTFAAITVALISGAYIERMKFSAWVVFSILWMSFVYVPVAHWVWGGGFLAKMGALDFAGGTVVHINAGIAALVGVLILGKRKNTLLVPNNLTLVAIGAAVLWFGWFGFNAGSAAASNGLAAQSFINTNTATAVAALAWMFTEWAVTKKPTVLGLASGMIAGLVAITPAAGFVNIIGSIIIGAVAGFICYFSVTAMKPKIGYDDALDVFGIHGVAGILGAILTGVFADPAINEAGKGLLYGNPGQLWTQTLAVLVTIVYTAIMTALIFLALRIFMKVRVSEEDEIAGLDASQHSERAYNL is encoded by the coding sequence ATGAAAAAGTTATTGAGTATATTAATACTAATAATGATAATTTTAGCAATTTCAGCGAATTTAGTATTTGCTGAAGGAGAAACACCTACTCAGCCAAAGCTTGACACAGGTGATACAGCATGGATGATTGTAGCAACTGCTCTTGTTATGCTTATGACAGTGCCTGGACTTGCATTGTTTTACGGTGGACTGGCAAAGAAAAAGGATGTTCTTAACACAATTGCAATGAGCTTTGTTACCTATTGCCTCGTAAGTTTTCTATGGGTGCTTTATGGATACAGCCTTACATTTTCAGGCGATATGGCAGGAATAATTGGCTATCTTGATAAGGCATTTTTATCAGGAGTTAAAGTGGAATCACTTCAGGGAACTATACCTGAGGTTTTGTTCTCCATATTCCAGCTTACTTTTGCTGCAATTACTGTTGCTTTGATAAGTGGTGCTTATATTGAAAGAATGAAGTTTTCAGCCTGGGTAGTATTTTCAATTCTGTGGATGAGCTTTGTTTATGTTCCTGTTGCTCACTGGGTATGGGGTGGAGGATTTCTTGCAAAGATGGGTGCTCTTGATTTTGCAGGTGGAACAGTTGTTCATATAAATGCTGGTATAGCGGCTTTGGTGGGAGTGCTCATTCTTGGTAAAAGAAAAAATACTCTTCTTGTGCCAAACAATCTTACTCTGGTAGCAATTGGTGCAGCAGTTCTGTGGTTTGGATGGTTTGGATTTAATGCAGGAAGTGCAGCTGCATCAAATGGTCTTGCAGCACAGTCATTCATTAACACAAACACAGCAACAGCAGTGGCTGCTTTGGCATGGATGTTTACAGAATGGGCAGTAACAAAGAAGCCAACAGTGCTTGGTCTTGCATCAGGAATGATAGCGGGTCTTGTTGCAATTACACCTGCAGCTGGATTTGTAAATATTATTGGTTCAATTATAATTGGTGCTGTTGCAGGATTTATCTGCTACTTCAGTGTCACTGCAATGAAACCAAAGATAGGATATGATGATGCCCTTGATGTATTTGGAATTCACGGTGTTGCAGGAATACTGGGTGCAATTCTTACTGGAGTTTTTGCAGACCCTGCAATTAATGAGGCTGGGAAAGGGCTGCTTTATGGAAATCCTGGGCAGTTATGGACACAGACTCTGGCTGTTTTAGTTACAATAGTTTACACAGCTATAATGACTGCTTTAATATTCTTGGCGCTCAGAATATTCATGAAGGTCAGGGTCTCAGAGGAAGATGAAATTGCGGGGCTTGATGCATCTCAGCACAGTGAAAGAGCATATAACTTATAA
- a CDS encoding ATP synthase subunit I, translated as MDREVQKRINRQTLILVPALALASYLLWQNEIVAFNVILGGLISWFSLRELAWAVKKFFGKPMFQLTVIGLSYVKLGGIFLFLWFIAINGWFSIKGLLIGFFAILVISVKEAYLHMKKQQEDV; from the coding sequence GTGGACAGGGAAGTTCAGAAGAGGATAAATAGACAAACTTTAATTTTAGTGCCAGCACTTGCTTTGGCGAGTTATCTTTTATGGCAGAATGAAATAGTTGCATTTAATGTCATTCTCGGAGGTTTAATTAGCTGGTTCAGTTTAAGAGAGCTTGCATGGGCTGTAAAGAAATTCTTCGGTAAACCTATGTTTCAGCTTACGGTTATAGGTTTGAGTTATGTTAAGTTGGGTGGTATTTTTTTGTTTTTATGGTTTATTGCGATAAATGGCTGGTTTAGTATTAAGGGATTATTGATAGGATTTTTTGCAATTTTGGTTATCTCAGTTAAGGAAGCTTATCTTCATATGAAAAAACAACAAGAAGATGTTTGA
- the hemL gene encoding glutamate-1-semialdehyde 2,1-aminomutase → MKRKKSEKLYKKAITLMPGGVNSPVRAFRAVGGNPLFIARAKGSKIYDVDGNEYIDYVLSWGPLILGHAYPTVVKALKKAAERGTSYGAPTSLEIELAGLIKKAFPSIEKIRMVNSGTEATMSAIRVARGFTKRNKVVKFEGCYHGHVDGLLVSAGSGGATFGIPDSLGVPQSYISETIVLPFNDTEAFKNTLKEHWNDIACVIVEPVVGNMGCILPNDNFLKALREETEKYGIVLIFDEVMTGFRVAFGGAQQYYGIKPDLTCLGKVIGGGLPVGAYGGKGEIMSLVAPEGGVYQAGTLSGNPLAVTAGIETLKILSKHATYKKLEKSMKHLEDGLKDAAQRAGVKVKFYRAGTMFCTYFTEAEVVDARTAKTSDIEKFKKFFWSMIEQGIYIAPSQFEAGFISLAHTEKDIEKTVKAAYEAFRKL, encoded by the coding sequence ATGAAGAGAAAAAAATCAGAGAAACTTTATAAAAAGGCGATCACACTAATGCCAGGTGGAGTAAACAGCCCTGTAAGAGCATTCAGAGCAGTTGGTGGAAATCCATTATTTATAGCAAGGGCAAAGGGTTCAAAAATCTATGATGTGGACGGAAATGAATACATAGACTATGTTCTTTCATGGGGTCCTCTTATTCTCGGACATGCCTATCCAACAGTTGTGAAAGCTTTAAAAAAAGCAGCTGAGAGAGGAACAAGCTATGGAGCACCAACTTCCCTTGAGATAGAGCTTGCAGGCTTAATAAAAAAGGCTTTCCCATCAATTGAAAAAATTCGCATGGTTAACTCTGGTACAGAGGCAACTATGTCTGCCATAAGAGTTGCGAGAGGTTTTACAAAAAGAAACAAAGTTGTAAAGTTTGAAGGATGCTATCATGGTCATGTGGATGGACTTCTGGTTTCAGCTGGCTCTGGTGGAGCAACCTTTGGAATTCCAGACAGTCTCGGAGTGCCTCAATCATATATTTCAGAAACAATAGTTTTGCCTTTCAATGATACAGAGGCATTTAAAAATACCCTGAAAGAACACTGGAACGATATAGCCTGTGTTATCGTTGAGCCTGTTGTTGGAAACATGGGATGTATTCTGCCAAATGACAATTTTTTAAAAGCTTTAAGAGAAGAAACAGAGAAATACGGAATTGTTTTGATTTTTGACGAGGTTATGACAGGATTTAGAGTTGCCTTTGGTGGAGCGCAGCAGTATTATGGAATAAAACCTGATTTAACCTGCCTTGGAAAGGTTATTGGAGGCGGGCTTCCTGTTGGTGCTTATGGTGGTAAAGGAGAGATAATGAGTCTTGTTGCACCTGAAGGAGGAGTTTATCAAGCTGGAACACTCTCTGGCAATCCTCTTGCAGTCACTGCAGGAATTGAGACACTGAAGATTCTTTCAAAACACGCAACATATAAAAAACTTGAAAAATCAATGAAACATCTTGAGGATGGATTAAAAGATGCTGCTCAGCGGGCAGGTGTAAAAGTTAAATTTTACAGGGCAGGAACAATGTTCTGCACTTACTTTACTGAAGCAGAAGTAGTGGATGCCCGTACAGCAAAGACTTCTGATATTGAAAAGTTTAAAAAATTTTTCTGGAGCATGATTGAACAGGGTATTTACATTGCACCATCTCAGTTTGAAGCGGGCTTTATCTCACTTGCCCATACTGAAAAGGATATAGAAAAAACTGTAAAAGCTGCTTATGAAGCCTTTAGAAAGCTATGA
- a CDS encoding P-II family nitrogen regulator: protein MKKIEAIIKPFKFEEVKEALVLAGIQGMTVSDVKGFGRQKGHVEVYRGSELEVLFIPKIKVEVVVPDSLVEKVINAILEKAYTGSVGDGKIFVLPVEDAVRIRTKEKGEQAI from the coding sequence ATGAAAAAGATTGAGGCAATAATTAAACCCTTTAAATTTGAAGAAGTGAAGGAAGCCCTTGTTTTAGCAGGCATTCAGGGAATGACAGTGAGTGATGTAAAGGGTTTTGGCAGACAGAAAGGTCATGTGGAGGTTTACAGAGGCTCTGAGCTTGAGGTGCTATTTATACCTAAGATAAAGGTTGAAGTTGTTGTGCCTGATAGCCTTGTTGAAAAAGTAATCAATGCCATACTTGAAAAAGCTTACACAGGGAGTGTTGGTGATGGAAAGATATTTGTTCTTCCTGTTGAAGATGCTGTGAGGATAAGAACAAAAGAAAAGGGTGAACAGGCAATATAA
- a CDS encoding molecular chaperone TorD family protein, with amino-acid sequence MNFLDPVQQERVEAYRLFAYLFMNIPQFEHIEDFKDFAEVSINDTYEEICNDYIALFVEGAVPNYEGYYLTELYKDIPLSFELRDVQHFYWAAGVAIDEEIDLPHDHISMELLFMSYLIEQNLKDLQIEFLRRLCEWIPLFCDTLYEKANTAFYKEVATSLKEFVLSECEETIE; translated from the coding sequence ATGAATTTTTTAGATCCCGTTCAGCAGGAAAGAGTTGAAGCATACAGACTTTTTGCCTATCTTTTTATGAACATTCCTCAATTTGAACATATTGAGGACTTTAAAGATTTTGCTGAAGTTTCAATTAATGATACCTATGAAGAAATATGTAATGACTATATAGCTTTGTTTGTGGAGGGTGCTGTTCCAAACTATGAAGGATACTATCTGACAGAGCTTTACAAGGATATTCCTTTAAGTTTTGAACTCAGAGATGTTCAGCATTTTTACTGGGCAGCAGGAGTTGCCATAGATGAAGAAATAGACCTTCCCCATGACCACATCTCAATGGAGCTTCTCTTTATGAGCTATCTTATAGAGCAAAATCTCAAAGACCTACAGATTGAATTTTTAAGAAGACTTTGCGAGTGGATTCCTTTATTCTGTGATACTTTATATGAGAAAGCAAACACAGCATTTTACAAAGAAGTTGCAACTTCCTTAAAAGAGTTTGTATTATCAGAATGTGAGGAGACAATTGAGTGA
- a CDS encoding AtpZ/AtpI family protein: protein MSEESPKRSIFKVILDASALGINFVLCVVIGVVIGYLIDGLLHSFPLFSIIFLIAGFVAGVKEIFRVVRKADKESGQGSSEEDK, encoded by the coding sequence TTGAGTGAAGAGAGTCCTAAGAGATCCATTTTTAAGGTAATTCTTGATGCTTCAGCCTTAGGAATTAACTTTGTTCTGTGTGTAGTTATAGGTGTTGTGATTGGATATTTGATTGATGGGCTTTTGCATAGTTTTCCATTGTTTTCTATTATTTTTTTAATAGCTGGTTTTGTTGCTGGCGTGAAAGAAATTTTCAGAGTTGTAAGAAAGGCGGATAAAGAAAGTGGACAGGGAAGTTCAGAAGAGGATAAATAG
- a CDS encoding response regulator — protein sequence MAKTALVIDDNNLVRETLKAMLEFLDFEVAIAENGEEALEKFKSTEKPFDVVFVDLVMPGISGKTVLQKLMEIDPQVKAIISSGYSNDPAIAEYEKLGFKGILNKPYTLDELKKILKDLNIL from the coding sequence ATGGCAAAAACGGCACTTGTTATAGATGACAATAACCTTGTAAGAGAAACTCTTAAAGCCATGCTTGAATTTCTGGATTTTGAAGTTGCTATTGCTGAAAATGGTGAGGAAGCCTTAGAAAAATTCAAATCTACTGAAAAACCCTTTGATGTTGTCTTTGTTGACCTTGTTATGCCAGGAATCTCAGGGAAAACAGTTTTACAAAAACTCATGGAGATTGACCCTCAGGTTAAAGCCATAATATCAAGCGGATACTCCAATGATCCAGCAATTGCTGAATATGAAAAATTAGGATTTAAAGGCATTCTCAACAAACCCTACACACTTGATGAACTTAAGAAGATTCTTAAGGACCTAAATATCCTCTGA
- a CDS encoding sigma 54-interacting transcriptional regulator, with protein MNKSENIELKALFEVSRVLTSSFDLEKNLYSVLEILSKQLDMRRGSIFIFDKKTEEISIVAAYGLTQEEISRGKYRAGEGIVGKVIETGLPMFIPDIEKEPQFLNKTGSRPDKRGISFLCVPIKIEDEILGVVSADRIYSDEKGEVDDDLRVLSIVASLIAQFLKLWESYKVMEDENMLLRAQLKDRYNFPNLVGQSPSFQSVLKTVMKVAGTDATVLLFGESGTGKELIAKTIHFQSKRAKGPFVAINCAAIPENLLEAELFGSEKGAFTGAVKRIGKFEQANGGTIFLDEVGELPLTLQPKLLRVLQERTVEPLGSSKTVKVDVRLISATNKDLSEQIRKGTFREDLFWRLNVIPIYIPPLRDRKEDIPLLVEHYLKSFCKIYKKSVSIDEEALRMLVSYDWPGNVRELANTIERLVVMTESNKIKLYDLPDTVRGVLKIKSSFSGELKLPTEVEELERIRIMDTLPKFNYNIRKTAHALGLTERQLNYRIKKYGILIKKGVKLNDSDN; from the coding sequence ATGAATAAAAGTGAAAACATAGAATTAAAAGCACTATTTGAAGTTAGCAGGGTTTTGACCTCATCCTTTGACCTTGAGAAAAATCTTTACTCTGTTCTTGAGATTTTATCAAAACAGCTTGATATGCGAAGAGGAAGTATTTTTATCTTTGATAAAAAAACAGAAGAGATAAGCATTGTTGCTGCCTATGGACTGACTCAGGAGGAGATTAGCAGAGGCAAATACAGAGCCGGTGAAGGAATTGTCGGTAAAGTGATAGAGACAGGATTGCCCATGTTTATTCCAGATATTGAAAAGGAGCCTCAGTTTCTCAATAAAACAGGAAGCAGACCAGATAAAAGAGGCATATCCTTTCTTTGTGTTCCAATAAAGATTGAGGATGAAATTCTTGGCGTTGTCTCTGCTGACAGAATCTATTCAGACGAAAAAGGAGAAGTGGATGATGACCTCAGAGTTCTTTCAATAGTTGCATCCCTTATTGCTCAGTTTCTGAAGCTGTGGGAGAGTTATAAAGTCATGGAAGATGAGAATATGCTGCTAAGAGCACAGCTTAAGGATAGATACAACTTTCCCAATCTTGTAGGACAATCACCTTCTTTTCAGTCAGTGCTTAAAACAGTTATGAAAGTTGCAGGAACAGACGCCACAGTGCTACTTTTTGGAGAGTCCGGAACAGGTAAAGAGCTTATTGCAAAGACAATCCATTTTCAGAGCAAAAGGGCAAAAGGACCTTTTGTGGCAATAAACTGTGCTGCAATCCCTGAAAACCTTCTTGAAGCAGAGCTTTTTGGTTCTGAAAAAGGAGCATTTACAGGTGCTGTAAAGAGAATTGGCAAGTTTGAACAGGCAAATGGAGGCACTATTTTCCTTGATGAAGTAGGTGAACTGCCTCTAACGCTTCAGCCAAAACTATTAAGAGTGCTTCAGGAAAGAACAGTTGAGCCTCTTGGTTCCTCAAAAACAGTAAAGGTTGATGTAAGACTCATTTCAGCCACAAACAAGGACCTCTCCGAGCAGATACGAAAAGGAACATTCAGGGAAGACCTTTTCTGGAGGCTTAATGTCATACCCATATATATTCCACCCCTAAGAGACAGAAAAGAGGATATTCCTCTGCTTGTTGAGCATTATCTTAAGAGTTTCTGCAAGATTTATAAAAAATCAGTCTCAATTGATGAAGAAGCATTAAGGATGCTTGTGTCCTATGACTGGCCTGGAAATGTGAGAGAGCTTGCCAATACCATAGAAAGGCTTGTTGTAATGACAGAGAGCAATAAGATAAAACTCTATGACCTTCCTGATACTGTAAGAGGAGTATTAAAAATAAAATCCTCTTTTTCTGGAGAGCTTAAGCTTCCCACAGAGGTTGAAGAACTTGAAAGAATACGAATCATGGATACCCTTCCAAAATTTAATTATAATATCAGAAAAACAGCTCATGCTTTAGGTCTTACTGAAAGACAGCTCAACTACAGAATAAAAAAATACGGAATTTTAATAAAGAAAGGAGTAAAGCTCAATGATAGCGATAATTAA
- a CDS encoding ATP-binding protein yields the protein MNTQFFDDLSNFLRLSFLLFHSIVFYYVLSWRSKIELQTDKRVITYFFAVIFLNFTLNLLILFREYLSNFYPFLVGLNTVVIGTILFYGYRRILNFNFYYLLLPIILLLFFIFQKNEAFAFSGLFFTGISYFHLWYKEEFSKSKPSDVVPSIIRKGTILPFVFFGIYYIFLSLYLITQLLVFNVCATISVFLSLCFRVIFLYEEKYKTFFLYISVFIFVVSILLYFSAKFIEDTKNMDVYHKKLTLERLSLEVKNKIDALSNFIKVVASSEDLKMAMRKGPEQLNKYLSYLNQSLDTALIWFTDKDGIIRACSSEYRERMISKDVSFRRYFKESIQGKLSIFIARGVYTGRDDIRISYPVYDKGSIKGVLVFQFYISEDFKKQINMENAFLMHSSGGVLIGKPELTNRLLFSVSQKELGRVYEEKIFGNDKLLSSEYKQIDDNIFEDFKAQKWQIVKHEIVKDWFVASFLNLSIYEGYKNISYIALIILVFISHSFAIRNFERIRSIFLRLAEEAEEKRIVFDAMDTGIIYADTKDKIKYVNKEAKRILDASEELIGKQVTEVFSLKEHENPEFKILSVKGKETPVVYEEIPIYIKGVNFGNLIPIKDATEIIQRQEVSKRLERLDVITKISAGIVHDFSNYLMVLTGNLSILKEIETSEDKKKSIEKMLEATKMMNMIIEQLKDLSPDLISKREKINIEDIAKTSAAFVLNGTKISFTVEAEPSLFSVYADTAQLYRVFQNILMNARQAMQDTGTIKISLQNLTNHGEIKNLKKGNYVCITITDSGPGIPEEYIDKIFDPFFTMKREGKGLGLSIVKNIIEKMEGKIEVESKVGIGTTFRIYIPASEDI from the coding sequence ATGAATACTCAATTTTTTGATGATTTATCTAATTTTTTGAGACTCTCTTTTCTTTTATTTCATTCAATTGTTTTTTACTATGTTTTGTCCTGGCGAAGTAAAATAGAGCTTCAGACTGATAAAAGAGTTATTACATATTTTTTCGCTGTTATTTTTTTAAATTTCACACTAAATCTCTTAATTCTTTTCAGAGAGTATTTAAGCAATTTTTACCCCTTCCTGGTTGGTTTAAATACTGTTGTAATTGGAACAATTCTATTTTACGGATACAGAAGAATCCTGAATTTCAATTTTTATTATCTTTTGCTGCCCATAATTCTTCTTCTGTTTTTCATATTTCAGAAAAATGAAGCTTTTGCCTTTTCAGGGCTTTTTTTTACAGGCATATCTTATTTTCATCTATGGTATAAAGAGGAATTTTCAAAATCAAAGCCATCTGATGTTGTTCCTTCAATTATAAGAAAAGGAACGATTCTACCTTTTGTTTTCTTCGGCATTTACTACATTTTTCTTTCTCTTTATCTTATTACACAATTATTGGTTTTTAATGTTTGTGCAACAATATCTGTTTTCCTCTCTCTGTGTTTCAGAGTAATCTTTCTTTATGAAGAGAAATATAAAACTTTCTTTCTTTACATTTCTGTTTTTATTTTTGTCGTTTCCATCTTACTTTATTTCTCTGCAAAATTTATTGAAGATACAAAAAACATGGATGTCTATCATAAAAAACTCACCTTAGAGAGGCTTTCTCTTGAAGTTAAAAACAAGATAGACGCTTTAAGCAATTTCATAAAAGTTGTTGCCTCTTCCGAGGATCTTAAGATGGCTATGAGAAAAGGACCTGAGCAGCTTAATAAATATCTTTCTTATCTCAATCAGAGCCTTGACACAGCTTTAATATGGTTTACCGATAAAGATGGAATTATAAGAGCCTGTTCTTCTGAATACAGAGAGCGAATGATTAGTAAAGATGTGAGTTTTAGAAGATATTTTAAAGAGTCTATTCAAGGTAAGCTTTCCATTTTTATTGCAAGAGGTGTTTATACAGGAAGAGATGATATAAGGATTTCCTATCCTGTGTATGATAAAGGTAGTATTAAAGGCGTGCTTGTTTTTCAGTTTTATATAAGTGAGGATTTTAAAAAACAGATTAACATGGAGAATGCCTTTTTAATGCATTCTTCAGGTGGTGTTTTGATAGGAAAACCGGAGTTAACAAATAGATTGCTCTTTAGCGTATCACAAAAGGAGCTTGGGAGAGTTTATGAAGAAAAAATCTTTGGTAATGATAAGCTTCTGTCTTCAGAATATAAACAGATTGATGATAATATCTTTGAAGACTTTAAAGCACAGAAATGGCAGATTGTCAAACACGAGATTGTTAAAGACTGGTTTGTTGCAAGTTTTTTAAATCTTTCCATCTATGAGGGATATAAAAACATTTCTTACATTGCCCTGATTATTCTTGTCTTTATCTCTCACTCCTTTGCTATAAGAAACTTTGAGAGAATAAGAAGCATATTCCTTAGACTTGCTGAGGAAGCTGAAGAAAAAAGAATTGTCTTTGATGCAATGGATACTGGAATAATTTATGCTGATACTAAAGACAAAATAAAATATGTGAACAAAGAGGCAAAGAGAATTTTAGATGCCTCTGAAGAGTTGATAGGAAAGCAGGTAACAGAGGTATTTAGCTTGAAAGAGCATGAAAATCCGGAATTTAAAATTTTAAGTGTAAAGGGAAAGGAGACTCCTGTGGTTTATGAGGAGATTCCTATATATATAAAGGGAGTTAATTTTGGCAATTTAATACCAATAAAAGATGCCACTGAAATAATTCAGAGACAGGAGGTTTCAAAAAGGCTTGAAAGGCTGGATGTAATTACGAAGATTTCTGCAGGAATTGTTCATGATTTCAGTAATTATCTTATGGTTCTTACAGGAAATCTTTCCATTCTTAAAGAGATTGAAACATCAGAGGATAAGAAAAAAAGTATAGAAAAAATGCTTGAGGCAACAAAGATGATGAATATGATTATAGAGCAGCTCAAAGATTTAAGCCCTGATCTTATATCAAAAAGAGAAAAGATAAACATTGAAGATATTGCAAAAACTTCTGCAGCCTTTGTTTTAAATGGAACAAAAATAAGTTTTACCGTTGAAGCTGAGCCTTCTTTGTTTTCTGTTTATGCTGATACTGCACAGCTTTACAGAGTATTTCAAAACATTCTTATGAATGCAAGGCAGGCTATGCAGGATACTGGCACAATTAAAATAAGTCTGCAAAACTTAACTAATCATGGAGAGATTAAAAATTTAAAAAAAGGAAACTATGTCTGTATAACAATCACTGATTCAGGTCCTGGAATCCCTGAAGAATACATAGATAAAATATTTGATCCCTTTTTTACCATGAAAAGGGAAGGAAAAGGTCTTGGATTGAGTATCGTAAAGAACATAATAGAAAAAATGGAGGGTAAAATAGAAGTGGAAAGTAAAGTAGGAATTGGAACAACTTTCAGAATATATATTCCAGCATCAGAGGATATTTAG
- a CDS encoding prenyltransferase/squalene oxidase repeat-containing protein has product MIEFILYCYTKSGGFARTPNSAAFLDSTFYAVESLTLLKF; this is encoded by the coding sequence TTGATTGAATTTATCCTGTATTGCTATACAAAATCAGGAGGATTTGCAAGAACCCCCAATTCAGCAGCATTCTTGGATTCAACATTTTATGCAGTGGAAAGTTTAACTCTCTTAAAATTTTAA
- a CDS encoding ABC transporter substrate binding protein, which produces MLKFLKVYFFTLIFMLLYGCSEERTVFVLSSYDDRDVCGQPQVQGAIDSLKREINNLKIEITYLDSRRISRHELEKKCDDFAEKVKSRRPSLILTTDDAAFQCAAKHFMGEEIPVVFSGINVTPEHYNKKYHFLKERKPTKNFTGVYERLFIPKQIELVEVLVGRIDKIAVLYSTDFMGEALKQQVIYELKDTDLKNRIVFYPVSTVSELDKASEEINKRKEITAYFPFVMSIKNEKFLTLRDVASIITEKIKKIDLAINKQFVELGFFGGVSVDFYQMGYRAGQMASYILKTGKTSELDVEDADKYVRIINLKRANDIKLNIFDKQISLFDELIK; this is translated from the coding sequence ATGCTAAAGTTTCTAAAAGTTTACTTTTTTACACTTATCTTCATGCTTCTTTATGGATGCTCAGAGGAGAGGACTGTTTTTGTTCTCTCAAGCTATGATGATAGAGATGTATGTGGACAACCGCAAGTTCAAGGAGCAATTGATTCATTGAAAAGGGAGATTAATAACCTGAAGATTGAGATAACATATCTTGATTCAAGAAGAATCTCCAGGCATGAACTTGAAAAAAAATGTGATGACTTTGCAGAAAAAGTTAAATCTCGCAGACCTTCCTTAATTCTTACAACCGATGATGCGGCTTTTCAGTGCGCCGCAAAGCATTTTATGGGAGAGGAAATTCCTGTTGTTTTTTCAGGAATAAATGTTACTCCAGAGCATTACAATAAGAAATATCACTTTCTTAAAGAGAGAAAACCAACTAAAAACTTTACTGGTGTTTATGAGAGGCTTTTTATTCCAAAACAGATTGAACTCGTTGAAGTCTTAGTTGGCAGGATTGATAAAATCGCTGTTCTTTATTCCACTGATTTTATGGGAGAGGCACTTAAACAGCAGGTTATTTACGAACTTAAAGATACAGATTTGAAAAACAGAATAGTTTTTTATCCTGTAAGCACAGTTTCAGAGTTAGATAAAGCTTCAGAAGAAATAAATAAAAGAAAAGAGATTACTGCCTATTTCCCTTTCGTAATGTCAATAAAAAATGAAAAATTCCTTACTTTACGGGATGTGGCATCAATAATTACAGAGAAAATAAAAAAGATTGATCTGGCGATTAATAAACAATTTGTAGAACTCGGCTTTTTTGGCGGAGTATCTGTTGATTTTTATCAGATGGGATACAGAGCAGGTCAGATGGCTTCATATATACTTAAAACTGGTAAAACATCAGAACTGGATGTTGAAGATGCTGACAAATATGTGAGAATTATCAATTTAAAAAGAGCAAATGATATAAAATTAAACATTTTTGATAAACAAATATCCCTTTTTGATGAACTGATAAAATGA
- a CDS encoding type 1 glutamine amidotransferase yields MIAIIKNIKSEGPGSIENYLIENSIPYKIFEAEQGQLPSTLEDFTGLIVMGGPMGVYEMDIYPHLKIVSRLIREAINRNLKVLGICLGAQLIAHTLGARVYKGHGEEIGWHEIELTGEGLRDPLMIALAKHPSVGDVWRKFKVFHWHGDTFDLPVGAVHLARSCLYENQAFRYRKAYALQFHIEVTRQLLEEWFEDHPLREKILNEAEKINTEYSHRASNFYKAFFEK; encoded by the coding sequence ATGATAGCGATAATTAAAAATATTAAATCAGAAGGACCAGGAAGCATAGAGAACTATTTAATTGAAAACTCAATCCCCTACAAAATCTTTGAAGCAGAACAAGGGCAATTGCCTTCAACCCTTGAAGATTTTACAGGGCTGATAGTTATGGGTGGACCAATGGGTGTTTATGAGATGGATATTTATCCCCATCTAAAAATAGTTTCAAGGCTTATAAGAGAAGCAATAAACAGAAACCTGAAGGTTCTGGGAATATGTCTTGGTGCTCAGTTAATTGCCCATACTCTTGGAGCAAGGGTTTATAAGGGACATGGTGAGGAAATTGGCTGGCATGAAATAGAGCTTACTGGAGAAGGTTTGAGAGACCCATTAATGATTGCCCTTGCAAAGCATCCATCAGTTGGCGATGTATGGAGGAAATTTAAAGTCTTTCACTGGCATGGAGATACCTTTGATTTGCCAGTGGGTGCAGTTCATCTTGCAAGGTCCTGCCTTTATGAAAATCAGGCATTCAGATACAGGAAGGCTTATGCTTTACAGTTTCATATAGAGGTAACGAGACAGCTGCTTGAAGAATGGTTTGAAGACCATCCTTTAAGAGAAAAAATCCTCAATGAAGCAGAAAAAATAAACACAGAATACTCCCATCGGGCAAGTAATTTTTATAAAGCCTTCTTTGAGAAATAA